One Misgurnus anguillicaudatus chromosome 5, ASM2758022v2, whole genome shotgun sequence genomic window, CATAAGACCAGAATCCGATTACGCTGATGATTTAAGCCCAGATCCTCTTATGCTCAGATTCAGCAATGGGAGCAGAAAGCAAGAGAGGCCACTTTCAATGGTTTTACAGTTTATTGCAACAGGGGACCGTAAATTAAGTAGCCCCTTCTGCCAAACATTGTGACAGAGATGCATTTACAGTATTTAGTATTGACCTGATCTGAACAGAAAGTTAATAAAATTCTCGAAACCTTTATGCACACAAAAGTGAAATTAAAATAACGAAACTTAATTGAtatgttatttcaaatgtattctTGCATTAATGTAGCTGGATATAGTGTGCTGATAATAGTAGTAAATGATAAGGGAGTATAAAGCAGTTCTCCAAATAATCTAATCTAGAATTGGACTGATATCTAACACACGTGATGAGACACATTCCCTTAACACATCGTAACATCTACGGTTAACTCAGAAAGTACTAGTCACTTACAGTAAGAGTGACAGTTGCTATGGGAGACAGTTGAGCCCCGCCTTCTCACCTGGACTGACAGAAGTCTCCAGGACGAATCAAAGTGTCAGTGATCTTCTGAGAGGCTTTCCCTAACACAAATCCAATTGGGTCAACTTATAAGCCTTCCTCTGCCCTGACCATCAATGACTTTTACTGTACAGATTACCTTCTGCTTAAAACTGACCTTATTATTAAATTCAAGATCCACAGAGCATATATAAACAGGATTTAAAATCAGGGTAAAGGGACTACTCTatgtaaaactttaaaaataaaatgtatttatatttttactaaacaTAGCTTTGTATACCACACTAATTTTGGCTCcttaaacaaaatgtaaaatgcTCTTTCATTCGTAAGCTGCTTCAGATAAAaatgtctgctaaatgaataaaaaaatgtatgggtGGGACCTCTATAAAAAAGAATGCATGATATGTAATCACAATGGTGATCCTTGTAATCGCAAAAGTTTCACATTGAGTTCACTTTACTGGTCCTTATGTTTACCATACATTATTCTATATACATTGACATTTCTCTCTGTCTGGCAGGTGCTGGTGAGTCAGGGAAGAGCACCATTGTAAAACAAATGAAGTAAGTTTAAACCCATATAAAATTCAATATACACGACTAGAAGGCTGGGGAAGCACATTACACAACAAACCATTTAATAAAAGTGAATATAATAGTCAACCGTTTGGTAAATACCTCCACTTTACAGGCTACACACGCCACACTATTGTTGTAATGTTAATCTATGACCACCAGAGGGCAGTAACTATATGAAACATACAGTTTAAAGTTTAAACGAATAGTTCAAccaaatataaaactttttataatttactcaccctcatgccatGCCAGATGTAAATGACTTTCTTTCGTCATCTGAACACTAatctataattttatattaaattgcTATCATGTTATCTACTTATCGCAGTCAACATGTTTCTAGCGTGTCCCTTGACAAAATGCACATACGACAGCGAGTCACGTGACACACAAGAACCAATGACATTTTTAGCTTGTTTACTTTATGAGGCGGCGCAAGAACCGTCAGGCAGATTacatcaaagtatcgcgagaaaTAATACGGAGGAGTCtgatttcgaatcgctctcgcggtactgtgatgtcatctgGCGGCGCCGTATGAAGCCAAACAAGCCGATGCGCTGCCTGCCACACTTGAATACTGATTGCTTAATAAGCtcaaaatatgaataattatcCCTCACGAACGTATCGCTTTGCTTCAGAAATAATTTATTAACCCATTTAAGTGAAGGGATTACTTTATTGATAGATGTTTGTGCTATTTGGAGATTCGTCCGTTTGACTCCCAAGAtaacattttaacataaaattatcaaTTTGTATTCAACCGAAAAATACATCTGGGACGAGGGTGAGCAAATTACAGGATCAATTTTATGTATGGGtgaacttttattttaataataaattccCCACAATTACAAATCTGGGTATGCTGTTCTCTCCAAGAATTCTCCATCAAGGTGGTTACACGAGAGAAGAGCAAATGGAGTTTAGGAGTATCATATATGGCAACATCCTGCAGTCTGCCTTGGCCATCATCAGAGGCATGGAGATGCTGGACATCAACTATGGGTCACCAGCAGCACAGGTGTGCAACACACATAAACACCTTTGACTAGTGTGTGCATTGTTTATACTGCATGCATACCATCACATATCAATTCAGGCCACAAgaggctgggtttgtcccttttgaaTCAaaactgggttgaaaataaccctaCATTGTTTGCAAAAGTTTTGCATTTACCAACGCTATGCATTAACCAAAATAATTTACGATAATATATTTGTCATATTCAAAGAATGAGAATTTCGAATTGTATAATATATTGCGTATCGAAATTTATGTCATGGTCTTCTTGCATTtagatttatgcatttattttattttatgatttaaaggggccatggcacaagacttttttaagatgtcaaataaatctttggtgtccccagagaacatatatgaagttttagctcaaaataccatatagataatttattataacatgttaaatttgacactttgttggtgtgtgcaaaaatgtgccgttttgggtgtcctttaaaatgcaaatgagcggatgaagtggaaacactgatcacaatgatggtggtttgttgcaattgaaactgaattgtgctgtgaattattttttctctctctttttctctgcactgcAAATGGCaagctgtgattggatagtacagattaagggggcagtattattctaataagagctccttatgacatcataaagagggccaaatttcaacgacctatttttgtatgtgcttgtagagaatgataaacatggaaaaagtctaattttcatgccatggcccctttaattttatttcagttgGAAAAAACTTAGTTAGTAGCTATAACTTTGGTGTATGTTGAGAAACAGAATTACACATGTGGTGTCTAAGCATGTCTCTTTTCTCTGTCTTATAAAGGAAGATGGCCAGAAGCTCCAGAACCTGGCTGATTCAATCGATGAAGGCACCATGCCACCGGAGCTGGCAGATGTCATAAAGAGACTATGGAAAGATACAGGTGTCCAGGCTTCCTTTGAGAGAGCTGCAGAGTACCAGCTGAACGATTCTGCTGGATAGTGAGTACAAGATAcaacttaaaggcagggtgcatgattttgaaaaacactttggaaaagggagtctggccgagtaccaaaacacactggTAGCCAATCATCaataaggggcatgtctaccaaccgacatcgttgcctgggttgcgtttgtgtggggcgggtctatcaaaagaaggtccagattctattaggTTAGGGGCGTGTttatttaggtgatttcaaatgtcaacattggctttcagagatcatgtaTCCCGCCTTTAAACCAGTGTTTCTTAACCGGCACAACTAGTACATAGAGGTCAAGAGTCTATCCATACCTGCATAGTGAGAATTAAGTGCACTTCAGCCAATTCATAGGCTTAACTGTTGAACTAACAGACGAATAAGGGTCATTCTTCATCACAGATGAAGTGTGCCTGTAAATGAATGGCTGATTCATCTCTCACAGTTATTTGAGTGAAATGGACAGAATCTGCAAACCGGACTATATCCCCACCGAGCAGGACGTGCTGAGATCTCGAGTCAAGACTACTGGTATCATTGAGGAGCAGTTTGGATGCAAAGAGCTCCACTTCAGGTGCGTCATAGATTGATGGACGGATGCATTAGATAGATATTTAATGTAAGGGGTCAATAATATGCATCTAAAAAGAACTGAAACCTAAAATGTAATCCTCACTGCGTCACAGGATGTTTGATGTGGGTGGCCAAAGGTCCGAAAGGAAGAAGTGGATTCATTGTTTCGAGGGTGTGACTTGTATCATCTTTTGTGGAGCCCTGAGCGCTTATGACATGGTGCTGGTAGAGGACGATGAAGTTGTAAGTACAGatcccttaaagggacattccaatttttttaaaatatgctaattttccagcacTCCTAGAGTtggacatttgatttttgccgttttggagtccattcagctgatctccgggtctggcgctagcacttttggcgtggcttagcataatccattgactctgattagaccattagcatcgcaaccaaagagtttcgatatttttcctatttgaaactTGGCTCTTTTGTAGTTatatcatgtactaagaccacCGGAAATTGAAGGTTGCaattttctagacagatatggctGGGAACTATGCTCTCATTtaggcgtaataatcaaggactt contains:
- the gnat2 gene encoding guanine nucleotide-binding protein G(t) subunit alpha-2; its protein translation is MGSGASAEDKEMQRKSKELEKQLQEDADKEAKTVKLLLLGAGESGKSTIVKQMKILHQGGYTREEQMEFRSIIYGNILQSALAIIRGMEMLDINYGSPAAQEDGQKLQNLADSIDEGTMPPELADVIKRLWKDTGVQASFERAAEYQLNDSAGYYLSEMDRICKPDYIPTEQDVLRSRVKTTGIIEEQFGCKELHFRMFDVGGQRSERKKWIHCFEGVTCIIFCGALSAYDMVLVEDDEVNRMHESLHLFNSICNHRFFATTSIVLFLNKKDLFQEKIKKVHLSICFPDYDGSNTYEDASNYIKQQFEELNMKKGVKEIYSHMTCATDTKNVEIVFNAVTDIIIKENLKDCGLF